One genomic segment of Cydia splendana chromosome 5, ilCydSple1.2, whole genome shotgun sequence includes these proteins:
- the LOC134790624 gene encoding probable nuclear hormone receptor HR38 isoform X2 encodes MRSALLTPSSKHLALRQFQNTRPSAIEPRSPNAFTSNSTSMLLLQTHSNYGSSFTDLLSPQYQEDSSEILEENLDPFPDVEFHAPIPPEIKSHRTTPVSETPSPTLGPALPSFEETYSVRYPKPEMAEFGLKMEEDCYNVSAYSHQGHASTHVLYQYQPSIPYVPSPYYAPPQQCSPTFDTGGVAHNQDSYSLPPFSSSVDLHVSSDQNRQRRASLPVQRSESNSSNDSPKLHGSKVHCMQASAPSSASSSPGGVPPDGGLRAAPPSPSQLCAVCGDTAACQHYGVRTCEGCKGFFKRTVQKGSKYVCLAEKSCPVDKRRRNRCQFCRFQKCLNVGMVKEVVRTDSLKGRRGRLPSKPKCPQESPPSPPISLITALVRAHVDTSPDFSNLDYSQYREPNPMEPPMSDSEVIQQFYSILTTSIDMIKVFAEKVPGYAELCVEDRDQLFASARLELFVLRLAYRTRPEDTKLTFCNGLVLDKRQCQRSFGDWLHAVLDFSNTLHSMDIDISTFACLCALTLITERHGLKETRRVEELQMRIIGCLRAHMPNGGGASGGAPHFSRVLGALPELRSLSVQGLQRIFYLKLEDLVPAPPLIENMFRASLPF; translated from the exons ATGCGAAGTGCGCTGCTGACGCCCTCCAGCAAACACTTGGCCCTTAGACAGTTCCAAAACACAC GGCCGAGCGCCATAGAGCCGCGCTCGCCAAACGCTTTCACGTCCAACTCTACCAGCATGCTACTGCTGCAGACACAC AGCAACTACGGTTCGTCCTTCACTGATTTACTGTCACCCCAATATCAAGAGGATTCTTCGGAGATCTTAGAAGAAAACTTAGATCCATTCCCGGACGTCGAGTTTCATGCTCCGATTCCGCCTGAAATCAAATCGCATCGTACTACTCCAGTGAGCGAGACCCCCTCGCCGACCCTCGGCCCAGCCCTGCCTAGTTTTGAAGAGACTTATTCAGTTCGCTACCCAAAACCAGAGATGGCAGAATTTGGTTTAAAAATGGAGGAAGATTGCTACAACGTCAGTGCGTATTCCCACCAGGGACACGCTTCTACGCACGTCTTATACCAATACCAACCTTCAATTCCTTATGTTCCTTCGCCATATTACGCCCCGCCACAACAATGCAGTCCTACGTTTGATACTGGCGGTGTGGCCCATAATCAGGACTCATATTCACTGCCCCCATTTTCAAGTTCCGTCGATTTACACGTGTCTTCGGACCAGAATCGACAAAGAAGAGCTTCACTGCCAGTACAGCGATCAGAATCGAATAGTTCCAATGACAGCCCGAAGCTTCACGGATCGAAAGTTCACTGTATGCAGGCTTCGGCACCGAGCTCCGCATCCAGCTCGCCCGGGGGCGTGCCGCCCGACGGCGGCTTACGAGCCGCGCCACCTTCGCCCAGCCAGCTCTGCGCCGTATGCGGGGACACCGCCGCCTGCCAACATTACGGCGTAAGAACTTGCGAAGGTTgtaaaggatttttcaaaagaacTGTTCAAAAAGGATCAAAATATGTTTGTCTAGCGGAAAAATCTTGCCCTGTAGATAAAAGAAGACGGAACAGATGTCAATTTTGTCGATTCCAAAAATGTCTTAATGTCGGCATGGTCAAGGAAGTTGTACGAACAGATTCCTTAAAAGGAAGGCGAGGAAGATTACCTTCGAAGCCAAAATGCCCACAAGAATCTCCTCCGAGTCCGCCCATTTCACTGATTACCGCCCTTGTAAGAGCACATGTAGATACTTCGCCAGACTTTTCTAATCTTGATTATTCTCAGTACAGAGAACCTAATCCCATGGAACCACCGATGTCCGACTCGGAAGTAATTCAGCAATTTTATTCAATCCTAACCACGTCGATCGACATGATAAAGGTTTTCGCCGAGAAGGTTCCAGGGTATGCAGAACTGTGCGTTGAAGATCGTGATCAACTTTTCGCTTCAGCGCGGCTTGAATTATTCGTATTGAGACTTGCATACCGCACGAGACCCGAGGACACAAAGTTAACTTTTTGCAATGGTCTAGTCCTCGACAAGCGACAGTGCCAACGATCGTTTGGAGACTGGCTGCATGCGGTGCTAGATTTTAGCAACACACTGCACTCAATGGATATCGACATTTCCACCTTTGCGTGCTTGTGCGCCCTTACTCTGATAACAG AGAGGCACGGTTTAAAAGAGACGCGGCGAGTAGAAGAGCTGCAAATGAGGATCATCGGTTGCCTGCGCGCGCACATGCCGAACGGCGGCGGCGCGAGCGGCGGCGCGCCGCATTTCTCACGCGTGCTGGGCGCGCTGCCCGAACTGCGCTCGCTCTCCGTGCAGGGCCTGCAGCGCATCTTCTACCTGAAACTCGAGGACCTGGTGCCCGCGCCGCCCCTCATAGAGAATATGTTCCGCGCCAGCCTGCCTTTCTAA
- the LOC134790624 gene encoding probable nuclear hormone receptor HR38 isoform X1, whose translation MRILLSELGLSGACFGLTLEPRAALDPDRDRHGDKPAPGPSAIEPRSPNAFTSNSTSMLLLQTHSNYGSSFTDLLSPQYQEDSSEILEENLDPFPDVEFHAPIPPEIKSHRTTPVSETPSPTLGPALPSFEETYSVRYPKPEMAEFGLKMEEDCYNVSAYSHQGHASTHVLYQYQPSIPYVPSPYYAPPQQCSPTFDTGGVAHNQDSYSLPPFSSSVDLHVSSDQNRQRRASLPVQRSESNSSNDSPKLHGSKVHCMQASAPSSASSSPGGVPPDGGLRAAPPSPSQLCAVCGDTAACQHYGVRTCEGCKGFFKRTVQKGSKYVCLAEKSCPVDKRRRNRCQFCRFQKCLNVGMVKEVVRTDSLKGRRGRLPSKPKCPQESPPSPPISLITALVRAHVDTSPDFSNLDYSQYREPNPMEPPMSDSEVIQQFYSILTTSIDMIKVFAEKVPGYAELCVEDRDQLFASARLELFVLRLAYRTRPEDTKLTFCNGLVLDKRQCQRSFGDWLHAVLDFSNTLHSMDIDISTFACLCALTLITERHGLKETRRVEELQMRIIGCLRAHMPNGGGASGGAPHFSRVLGALPELRSLSVQGLQRIFYLKLEDLVPAPPLIENMFRASLPF comes from the exons ATGAGGATCCTGCTGAGCGAGCTGGGACTGTCTGGCGCGTGCTTCGGCCTGACCCTGGAGCCGCGCGCCGCTCTGGACCCCGACCGCGACCGCCACGGCGACAAGCCTGCGCCAG GGCCGAGCGCCATAGAGCCGCGCTCGCCAAACGCTTTCACGTCCAACTCTACCAGCATGCTACTGCTGCAGACACAC AGCAACTACGGTTCGTCCTTCACTGATTTACTGTCACCCCAATATCAAGAGGATTCTTCGGAGATCTTAGAAGAAAACTTAGATCCATTCCCGGACGTCGAGTTTCATGCTCCGATTCCGCCTGAAATCAAATCGCATCGTACTACTCCAGTGAGCGAGACCCCCTCGCCGACCCTCGGCCCAGCCCTGCCTAGTTTTGAAGAGACTTATTCAGTTCGCTACCCAAAACCAGAGATGGCAGAATTTGGTTTAAAAATGGAGGAAGATTGCTACAACGTCAGTGCGTATTCCCACCAGGGACACGCTTCTACGCACGTCTTATACCAATACCAACCTTCAATTCCTTATGTTCCTTCGCCATATTACGCCCCGCCACAACAATGCAGTCCTACGTTTGATACTGGCGGTGTGGCCCATAATCAGGACTCATATTCACTGCCCCCATTTTCAAGTTCCGTCGATTTACACGTGTCTTCGGACCAGAATCGACAAAGAAGAGCTTCACTGCCAGTACAGCGATCAGAATCGAATAGTTCCAATGACAGCCCGAAGCTTCACGGATCGAAAGTTCACTGTATGCAGGCTTCGGCACCGAGCTCCGCATCCAGCTCGCCCGGGGGCGTGCCGCCCGACGGCGGCTTACGAGCCGCGCCACCTTCGCCCAGCCAGCTCTGCGCCGTATGCGGGGACACCGCCGCCTGCCAACATTACGGCGTAAGAACTTGCGAAGGTTgtaaaggatttttcaaaagaacTGTTCAAAAAGGATCAAAATATGTTTGTCTAGCGGAAAAATCTTGCCCTGTAGATAAAAGAAGACGGAACAGATGTCAATTTTGTCGATTCCAAAAATGTCTTAATGTCGGCATGGTCAAGGAAGTTGTACGAACAGATTCCTTAAAAGGAAGGCGAGGAAGATTACCTTCGAAGCCAAAATGCCCACAAGAATCTCCTCCGAGTCCGCCCATTTCACTGATTACCGCCCTTGTAAGAGCACATGTAGATACTTCGCCAGACTTTTCTAATCTTGATTATTCTCAGTACAGAGAACCTAATCCCATGGAACCACCGATGTCCGACTCGGAAGTAATTCAGCAATTTTATTCAATCCTAACCACGTCGATCGACATGATAAAGGTTTTCGCCGAGAAGGTTCCAGGGTATGCAGAACTGTGCGTTGAAGATCGTGATCAACTTTTCGCTTCAGCGCGGCTTGAATTATTCGTATTGAGACTTGCATACCGCACGAGACCCGAGGACACAAAGTTAACTTTTTGCAATGGTCTAGTCCTCGACAAGCGACAGTGCCAACGATCGTTTGGAGACTGGCTGCATGCGGTGCTAGATTTTAGCAACACACTGCACTCAATGGATATCGACATTTCCACCTTTGCGTGCTTGTGCGCCCTTACTCTGATAACAG AGAGGCACGGTTTAAAAGAGACGCGGCGAGTAGAAGAGCTGCAAATGAGGATCATCGGTTGCCTGCGCGCGCACATGCCGAACGGCGGCGGCGCGAGCGGCGGCGCGCCGCATTTCTCACGCGTGCTGGGCGCGCTGCCCGAACTGCGCTCGCTCTCCGTGCAGGGCCTGCAGCGCATCTTCTACCTGAAACTCGAGGACCTGGTGCCCGCGCCGCCCCTCATAGAGAATATGTTCCGCGCCAGCCTGCCTTTCTAA